A window of Chitinivibrio alkaliphilus ACht1 contains these coding sequences:
- a CDS encoding efflux RND transporter permease subunit — protein MPITHKIVAYLIKYRLIIACAVFLGTLFFGVGLTRLEIDNDTMKSVPRDLEEYQQLVRLEEEFTSPFTLLALLTFPEDSPYSLHERIEMVEHFGKQYGTLSITDAPAFSSVAHIGSLHIPKRVGGIVPRISGEPLVDTTQTEEELLQRINSYPDLAGSLISEDGRAFSLVLEMNPEVDRSTIVRKAVEVTRQEDGRTDRTASITGGTAMSFFISERTEIDFTILLPLSLLISTLLLYLVFKRKLYVFISLLVICIAVVWTFGSMGWLGVPLSVVTSVIPVILFPIGVADSIHLLKTFSRLRWRLKLPFDRALENTYHELLRPIILTSITTFIGFSSFIFSEISWTRTFGIFTGLGVMLALLFSLLLLPIFLYYEKEHPVRFRKERIRKPSSKLYAVVTHYIFSGPLHGAALFCIVGVAFFGLRQIYFETNPISMFSAESPIVQSDKLISEHFSGTRFFSVVLSRTEGNLTDLSAWEELQQIHRYINEQDAVGSVVSLLPYVEQTSRELTDNPLSSTAVRVLFQNRDNLPDTLRTALSGQINADNTRIRLNVVARNMEDPDFDYRHLAHDIEAHISHNYSHWETYSAGPALITNAMLDLLIRTQVTSLTLAIIFVCLVLILLFRSIKIGFFTTVPILLSTITTYALMGLFGVSINTVTVIVINTCLGIGIDYAIHFTSGFLYYRERGNENRRALRKTVFNKGSVILFNTMVVGAGFLILIFSSFPPIRAFGFFIFVSMIISSIYSIFFLPVLFKNLRYKDSTY, from the coding sequence ATGCCTATTACTCATAAAATTGTAGCATATCTTATCAAATATCGCCTCATCATTGCCTGTGCCGTTTTCCTTGGCACCCTCTTTTTTGGGGTGGGCCTGACCCGTCTCGAGATTGATAATGACACCATGAAATCTGTCCCCCGAGACCTGGAAGAGTACCAGCAACTGGTTCGCCTCGAAGAGGAATTTACCAGCCCGTTCACCTTACTCGCCTTACTTACCTTTCCTGAAGACAGCCCCTATTCGCTACATGAACGTATTGAAATGGTGGAACATTTCGGAAAACAGTACGGTACGCTCTCAATTACGGATGCTCCTGCCTTTTCCAGTGTTGCCCACATTGGCAGTCTGCATATCCCTAAGCGGGTTGGCGGTATTGTTCCCCGTATTTCTGGAGAACCCCTTGTTGATACAACCCAAACAGAGGAAGAACTCTTACAGAGAATTAACTCCTATCCCGATCTTGCAGGGTCTCTTATATCAGAGGATGGACGAGCATTCTCCCTTGTACTAGAAATGAACCCTGAAGTGGATCGCTCTACCATTGTTAGAAAAGCTGTGGAGGTAACTCGTCAAGAAGACGGTCGCACCGATCGCACCGCATCTATTACGGGCGGTACGGCCATGTCATTTTTTATCAGTGAACGTACGGAAATTGATTTCACGATACTATTACCACTCTCTCTCTTAATATCAACCCTTCTTCTCTACTTGGTATTTAAACGAAAGCTCTACGTATTTATTTCCCTTCTTGTTATCTGTATTGCCGTTGTATGGACCTTTGGCAGTATGGGATGGCTGGGAGTTCCTCTCTCGGTAGTTACCTCGGTCATACCGGTAATACTCTTTCCCATCGGAGTGGCAGACTCCATCCACCTTCTAAAAACGTTTTCCCGTCTAAGATGGCGTCTCAAACTGCCCTTTGACCGGGCCTTGGAAAACACCTATCATGAGCTGTTGCGTCCCATTATACTCACCTCTATAACAACCTTTATTGGCTTTAGCTCCTTCATATTCTCAGAAATATCATGGACACGAACCTTCGGTATATTCACCGGGCTCGGCGTAATGCTTGCCTTGCTTTTTTCTCTCTTGCTTCTGCCCATTTTTCTCTATTATGAAAAAGAACACCCCGTTCGATTTCGCAAAGAACGCATACGGAAACCCTCAAGCAAGCTCTACGCTGTAGTGACGCACTATATATTCAGTGGCCCGCTCCATGGAGCCGCCCTCTTCTGCATTGTCGGTGTTGCCTTTTTCGGTCTTCGTCAAATCTATTTTGAAACAAATCCAATCTCTATGTTTTCCGCAGAGAGCCCTATTGTTCAATCGGACAAACTTATTTCGGAACACTTCTCGGGCACGCGGTTTTTCTCGGTGGTTCTTTCCCGCACCGAAGGAAACTTAACAGATCTTTCTGCCTGGGAAGAACTCCAACAGATACACCGCTATATCAATGAGCAAGACGCCGTTGGTTCCGTGGTTTCTCTTCTTCCCTACGTAGAACAAACCTCACGGGAACTCACGGACAACCCCCTCTCATCAACTGCCGTGCGAGTCCTTTTCCAAAATAGAGACAATCTTCCCGACACCCTGCGCACCGCCCTTTCCGGACAAATAAACGCGGATAATACTCGTATCCGCCTGAATGTGGTTGCCCGCAATATGGAAGACCCTGACTTTGACTATCGTCATCTCGCACACGATATAGAAGCCCATATTAGCCACAACTACTCCCACTGGGAGACCTACTCTGCGGGACCGGCACTCATTACCAATGCCATGCTGGACCTTCTAATTCGAACACAAGTAACCTCCCTCACCTTGGCAATTATCTTTGTATGCCTTGTTTTAATTCTTCTCTTTCGTTCAATTAAAATTGGTTTTTTTACAACCGTTCCCATATTACTCTCTACAATAACAACGTACGCCCTCATGGGCCTTTTTGGGGTATCCATAAACACGGTGACGGTCATTGTAATTAACACCTGTTTGGGTATTGGTATTGATTACGCCATACACTTCACCTCTGGGTTTCTGTATTATCGTGAACGGGGTAATGAAAACCGTCGAGCCCTACGAAAAACAGTGTTTAATAAGGGCTCTGTTATTCTCTTTAATACCATGGTCGTCGGAGCAGGATTCCTTATTCTTATATTCTCCAGTTTTCCTCCCATTAGGGCTTTTGGGTTCTTTATTTTTGTCTCCATGATAATTAGCTCAATATACTCCATTTTCTTCCTTCCCGTGCTTTTCAAAAATCTGAGATACAAGGATTCCACTTATTAA
- a CDS encoding desulfoferrodoxin family protein: protein MSIVKKGIYYCSICGNIVESLWDGKPSIVCCGQDMEQLSPKTVDAGNEKHVPVVERSGNQVTVKVGDVDHPMTAEHYILFIEVLAGDKVYRHDFTEAYVSGETPRAVATFTIEDEIQEVREFCNKHGLWATQF from the coding sequence ATGAGCATTGTAAAAAAAGGTATCTACTACTGTTCTATCTGCGGCAATATCGTAGAGTCTCTCTGGGACGGAAAACCATCGATTGTGTGTTGCGGACAAGATATGGAACAACTTTCTCCCAAAACCGTTGATGCGGGAAATGAGAAACACGTTCCCGTAGTAGAACGTTCAGGAAATCAGGTAACCGTGAAAGTTGGCGATGTTGATCATCCCATGACCGCTGAACATTATATTCTTTTTATTGAAGTTCTTGCGGGTGACAAGGTCTACCGACATGATTTCACTGAAGCCTACGTTAGTGGTGAAACCCCCCGGGCCGTTGCCACCTTTACCATTGAAGATGAAATTCAAGAAGTACGGGAATTTTGCAACAAGCACGGATTGTGGGCTACTCAATTCTAA
- a CDS encoding peroxiredoxin codes for MSVLVGKKAPSFTTTAVQENRIIENFSLSQYQGKYILLFFYPLDFTFVCPTELHAFNEKLDEFAQRDVQLIGASTDSHFSHLAWLNTPVAEGGISGVKYPIIADKTADIARDFDVLVEDAGIAYRGLFLIDREGTVRHQVVNDLPLGRSVDEALRIVDALQYTEKYGEVCPANWNKGDTAMKPDSDGLKDFFGEK; via the coding sequence ATGAGTGTACTTGTTGGAAAAAAAGCACCATCGTTTACCACAACTGCGGTACAGGAAAATAGAATTATCGAGAATTTTTCCCTTTCCCAATACCAGGGAAAATATATTCTATTGTTCTTTTACCCACTTGACTTTACCTTTGTGTGTCCCACGGAACTTCATGCCTTCAATGAAAAACTGGACGAGTTTGCACAACGTGATGTTCAGCTTATTGGAGCCAGCACAGACTCTCATTTTAGTCACCTCGCGTGGTTAAATACCCCTGTTGCTGAAGGAGGTATTTCCGGTGTGAAATATCCGATCATAGCGGATAAAACCGCTGATATTGCCCGTGATTTTGATGTGTTGGTTGAAGATGCCGGCATTGCGTATCGTGGCCTTTTTCTTATTGACAGAGAAGGTACGGTACGACACCAGGTTGTAAACGACCTCCCCTTGGGAAGAAGTGTTGACGAGGCATTGCGCATTGTTGATGCTCTCCAATACACAGAAAAGTATGGTGAAGTGTGTCCGGCAAACTGGAACAAGGGTGACACAGCCATGAAACCGGACTCTGATGGTCTTAAAGACTTTTTCGGGGAAAAGTAA
- a CDS encoding Fur family transcriptional regulator translates to MTKNSAATILQEKGIKPSLQRIAIYDFLAHNRIHPTVDDVYVALKKEIPTLSRTTVYNTIQQFQKSGIVQSLGVDETSLRFDINTSPHGHFLCRKCAQVFDFTPSYAGPQQDLADGFTVFEYELSVKGICNQCNTL, encoded by the coding sequence ATGACAAAAAATTCTGCGGCAACCATCCTACAGGAAAAAGGAATAAAACCATCTCTCCAAAGGATTGCCATTTATGATTTTTTAGCTCATAACAGAATCCACCCTACAGTAGACGATGTGTATGTTGCCCTCAAAAAGGAAATCCCCACCCTTTCGCGAACAACCGTATACAATACTATTCAGCAATTTCAAAAATCGGGTATCGTTCAGAGCCTTGGCGTAGATGAAACATCGCTTCGCTTTGATATCAACACATCCCCGCATGGCCATTTTCTCTGCCGTAAATGTGCACAGGTTTTTGACTTTACCCCTTCATACGCAGGGCCGCAACAAGATCTTGCTGATGGCTTTACCGTTTTCGAATACGAATTATCTGTAAAAGGAATATGTAACCAGTGTAACACCCTATAA
- a CDS encoding YitT family protein, with protein MDLLLKIIRDYLFIAFGACAVAVSIELILAPNELVGGGVFSLAIIISFITDISLWIPILLLNTLMAAYSLLYFHPEFILKTAFGILCMTGAMFYFQGASAVTDSDVLILIYGGVILGTGIGLVIKGGGALGIEMLAMVFAKRFNIRISAFLLTVNGITLLILVWMISLEKAMFSVALLYVSSKTIDFVIDGSRHERSLFIISRIPEKVSSALIEELNLRLTYLYGQGGYTKENRKIIYCITNRVLYNRVCALVSDIDPKAIIEANYVYETIGTEAQKLPSKKHLKKGK; from the coding sequence ATGGACCTACTCCTTAAAATAATTCGGGACTATCTCTTTATCGCCTTTGGTGCATGTGCCGTAGCAGTAAGCATCGAGCTCATTCTTGCGCCAAATGAGCTGGTAGGCGGTGGTGTCTTTTCCTTAGCCATTATCATATCATTTATTACCGATATTTCCCTATGGATCCCCATTCTCTTACTCAACACCCTTATGGCTGCCTACTCACTCCTCTATTTTCACCCAGAGTTTATTCTGAAAACGGCCTTTGGAATTCTCTGCATGACAGGGGCGATGTTTTATTTTCAAGGAGCTTCTGCTGTTACTGATAGTGACGTGCTTATTCTTATATATGGCGGAGTAATACTGGGCACTGGAATTGGTTTGGTTATTAAGGGAGGCGGTGCCTTGGGAATAGAAATGCTGGCCATGGTTTTTGCAAAGCGGTTTAACATACGAATAAGCGCGTTTCTTCTCACCGTAAATGGCATCACCCTCCTTATTCTTGTTTGGATGATCTCCTTAGAGAAAGCCATGTTTTCCGTGGCCCTTTTATATGTCTCATCAAAGACGATTGACTTTGTAATTGACGGTTCACGCCACGAACGGTCGCTCTTTATTATTTCACGTATTCCTGAAAAAGTAAGTTCCGCCTTAATCGAAGAGTTGAACCTCCGCCTTACCTACCTCTACGGCCAAGGAGGATATACTAAGGAAAATCGTAAGATAATCTACTGTATCACAAACCGCGTTCTCTACAACCGCGTTTGCGCCCTGGTTTCTGACATAGATCCAAAGGCAATTATTGAAGCAAACTATGTATATGAAACCATCGGAACTGAAGCGCAGAAACTTCCTTCGAAGAAACACCTTAAAAAAGGTAAATAA